The Sorghum bicolor cultivar BTx623 chromosome 6, Sorghum_bicolor_NCBIv3, whole genome shotgun sequence genome contains the following window.
CAACAAGCGTCCAGGTCTCATGAGAGATTTGGAAGAAGTGAAATGTGCGATGCTTCCAAGGGGCTGCGATAACAACATCTGAAGCCCTGCAAGTCATCCGTGCAGAGGCTAAACGGTGGATTGAAGCGGGAGCGAACAAGTTTCAAGTACTCCCTCAACCATAGCTTTCTCGCCTTTTCACGATGTAATCCTTCTTTTTTGCCTAGCCACGTGCCACTTTCTTGTACATATCATTCCTCCTTAATACAATGATACACACACTCGTACGTATTctaggaaaaaaaagagagtacaCTTCATAGTTTTTTCAACCAAATAgcttataattttttttctcaGCATGTAACTCATAACAGCTTTTACACAGCTCACAAAAACTTTTCTATAGCTCATAGCTGAACCAAATAGACCTTAAAGCCAAGCCTAATGCCAATGTGCAATTTTGATACTCCTTCTGTCCTCAAATAAATGCAATATATATACTATGTGAACAAGTAATTATCTAAATATATAGTTAGAAATACATCTCTTTGGGAGGGAGAGTGTACATAATTATGATCTTAAGTAAAAAGAATAATTTGAACTcatttttgtaaaaaaaaaagcaacAATATTTATATACAACTTAAATGTCTAAAGTAATATAAACCTTAAAGaccaaatatatatgaaaatgagCCTGCAATATTAGTCTGCAACTAGGGTCTTTAAATTTAGGGTGTAAAATTTTAGGGTGTCACATTGAGTGTtcgaataataataataaaacaaaAGTCCTCAATACTCCGAGAAAAATCTATTAAGGCTAGCACCATATTATCAAATCGTGAACTAATtatatttaaaagattcgtctcgcaaaataGTCAGaatatatgtaattaattatttttagtctatatttaatactctatgtagaTGTCCAATCATCTGATCTGATAGGATAGGAAGTAAACTTGACAGGGAGGACCTAAGCAAGACCTATATCCAAGAAAGAATGAGATATATGAATAAATCGCTCTATACCCTGAGATATATCTATAAATGTGCTGAGGCCAGAAGCATATCCAAGAGAGAGACTGAGTGAGACAAGAAGCGCAATAGAGTAATCTTCTGCTGCTagacgccgtcgtcgtcgtcgtcgtcgaccatGGGAGAGAGCCGCGGCAGCATCGCCTTTTTCGCCACGTACCGGCCGCCGATGCCGCTGGACATCTTCTCCGTGCCCAACCCGCCGTCTTCGATCCGCGACGAGGTACACCTCACCGACGGCGTCTCCTACAACTACAACTGCCGCCCCATCCCCAAGGACGCGCTCAAGTCCCTGCTCAAGCGCCCGAAGCTCGTCGCCGAGGGCGGCGCCACCGACGCCGACGTCGACAGCGGCCGCGTCTCCGGCCTGCTCTTCGTCTCCGAGCGGGACGGCGGGCTGGAGACGCTCCGCGTTGCCCTCCGTTTCGACGACTCCGGCGGCAAGCAGACCTGCAAGGTGTTCTCCCTTGCTGACGTCTTCGGCGCCGCCGACTTCACCGGCGCTCGCCTCGAGGACAGCGGCTGCATCGGCGGCGGCTATAAGATGGGCTCTCGCTCCGTCGACCACTCGCTCATCTACGTCTCCACCAAGGAGCCGGTGGAAGAGCGGCGGAGCCCATGGACCGTCGTGTACAAGACCAACCTCAGGACCGGCAAGACCGAGCGCCTGACTCCCAAAGGTCAATTTGACCTGAGCCCAGCCGTGTCGCCGTCGGGGAAGAAGGTGGCGATGGCGACGTTCCGGCCGGAAGGCTGGGAAGGCGAGATCGAGGACCTTCAGACGGACATCTTCGTGATGAACGTCGAGAGGCCGCCGATGAGGAAACGGCTGATCAAGAACGGCGGGTGGCCGTCGTGGGCCAGCGACGACGTCATCTTCTTCCACCGGAAGGTGGGCGACACCTGGGGCGTGTTCCGCCACGACACGAGGACGAACGAGACGGTGCGAGTGACGCCGGAGGCCTTCGACGCGGTGACGCCGGCGGCCATCAGCGAGACCAAGGTGGCGGTGGCGACGATCCGTCAGAAATCCAAGTTCACCGACGTCCGCGTGGAGGCGCAGTACCGCCACATCGAGATCTTCGACacggcggcgggggcggggcAGCCGCCGCTGCAAATCACCCAGAAGACGAGGCCCAAGACGGACCACTTCAACCCTTTCGTCCTCGACGACGGCGGCCGCGTCGGGTACCACCGCGCCAGGAGCGACCTCCTGAAGCACGGCGACGACGTTCCCCGGAACTTCCACAAGATGGAGTCGCCGGTGAAGGACGTGGGGACGTTCCGGGTCTCCGGCGTGTTCCCGACCATCTCCAACGACGGGTCGAAGCTGGCGTTCGTCGACAACGAGTTCAAGGCGGTGTGGGTCGCCGACAGCCAAGGCCTGCGCGTGGTGTACGAGACCAAGGGCCCCGACAACATCTTCGCGCCGATGTGGAACCAGAACCCCGACAAGGACATCCTGTACGTGTGCATGGGCCCCTCCTTCAACGCCGGCAAGCCGCTGGAGATCTGCGCCATCCCCAACGTGTCCAGCGGCACCCGGCAGCGGCGGCAGCTGACCAAGGGCAAGTTCAACAACGCGTTCCCGTCGAGCAGCCCCGACGGGAGCAGGTTCGTGTTCCGGTCGACGAGGGACGGCGGCGACAAGAAGCACAAGAACCTGTACATCGCCGAGGACGCGGAGGTCGGCGAGTACAGCGGCGGCACGGTGACGAGGCTCACCAACGGGGAGTGGACGGACACGCACTGCCAGTGGTCGCCGAGAGGGGACTGGATCGTCTTCTCGTCGACGAGGGACAAGCCCAAGGACGCGCCGGAGCTGGACAACGGCCTGGACTCAGGCTACTACGCCGTGTTCATGGTGAAGGTGAGCGACCCGACGGTGGTGATCCGGGTGGTACAGAGCGGCGACGACCTCGGCGGGCACGTGAACCACCCGGTGTTCAGCCCGGACGGCCGGAGCATCGCCATGACGGCGGACCTCGCCGCCGTGTCGGCGGATCCCATCTCGCTGCCGCTCTTCATCCACTCGGTGAGGCCCTACGGCGACATCTTCGTGGTGGACATCGACCCGGACGACGCGAGGAAGAACAAGGACGTGAAGAAGTTCCACCGGGTGACGCACAGCCGGTACGAGTACTCGACGCCGGCGTGGACCATGTTCGCCACGGACGACCCCAACGCGCAGTGGAACATGCTGGTGAACAAGGACTCGTACACGCCGGCGTGCCCCTACGCGTACCCGGACGGCGGCGAGAGCTGGCACATGACCGGACACCTCTGCATCCCCAGGAGGTGCTGCTGATTTCTGTGATTGCAGGATTTCGATCGATTGCATCCCTTGATTCGTCGTCGTCAGTCGTCACCAGCTACCAGCTATTCCCTGCCTTTTTAATTTGTTCATCATCCATGAGTCAGTAATAataaatatgggcacatgataAAGCTATGGAATTTGTGTGAAAAGCTTAATCTGTTTgggagttcttttttttttgtatggAATAGATTACTCTTGAGTCTTGACATACAGGTGCTGTGGTTTATTTTTTCAGTTCTTTGGAATCCATTTTGATGAATTTATGTGCTGTTCAGCTAGTTACTGTCTGCGTACTATACAGTCTCTGAAACTGTAGTTTTCAGGTTCAGCAATAGTAAGTCATCAGAATCTTTTACGACATCAGGAAGGCTtcgccttttcttttattttgagTTTGGCTTCATTGGAATTTCTTCAGGCGTAGCACTAGTCTCTGTTCTGCAGTTGTGCTTCATTCAGACATTTTTGATTTGCAGTCTGCAATCTTCTGTTGTTTCTCTGCTCTGTTCCCTTGTTCTGCCCTCTGTTTTTTCTTCTGAAGAAACTGTGGCTTGATTGATAGCTGCAGTTCACCAACCCGCCACAGCAGTTAGGCAAATCTTCAATTTTCAGCTCGCCATTGAGTAGTAGTTAATCTCTATTCTTGCTTGATCAAATTACCTATTGTTGCATTTTAGTACACATGCTGTTCATCATACCTGTTGCACAGTAGCTCTTTCCTTTGCTTATTATAAGTGTTGTTTGGGATATATGCCAATGTTGTGACTAGGAGAAGAATTTTAATTGGCTTCCATCGAACCCCCTCTAATCAAATGTGTAAGAGTGCAAGCTTTCCAAACATAGGACTATCACAAATGTGCTAAGGCTGCGATTTCTACATAGAAATTCTCAGAACACTCTGGTTCCAAGTCCCTCAAAATGCTTGAGTTGCATATCCACAGATCCAAAAGTTTTGGAGCCTTCAAAATAAAATGTGAAATTAGTATGTGATGAATACAAAAGCTAACAAAACAAAGACATACTGAATACACATAACATTTTCAAAGGCTTGATATGAATCATACTGTACCAAATGTTACCCCTGATGATCGAGTTAACAGGAATACTAAAAAGTTGGATAAAATGTGGGAAACAAAAATGACTCACATATTTCTAGCTAGTGGTGAAAATGCATGGTTGGCAACTAGTTATTGAATTCAGACAACCCAAATGTATACATATAACTTTTTACATAATGGAATTAAACACCCGGCTTCATGCCCTCACTAGAGGAATCAGGCCAAACTTATTACAAAGTTACAACACACAGAAAGTTAGAACACAGAATGACAGGAACAGTTCAGTATAGAACACAGAGAGAAGAAATGGTCTCTCTGTGCTTAGCGACGCCAACTCCGCAGCAGAACATCTTAAACATTTCAAGTCTTGCTTCTGTTTCTGCGACTTCTTTCACCTTGTCCACTTGGTGCTCAAAGAAAAACTCAATGCAGCTTCTGTTGCTCCGCACCATCCAAATGATTAGCTCAACTGTAACCCTCCTTATACCTGGGTACTCAGTGTCTGGTGACTTGTACAGATCAAGGATCCTGGTAAGCTTATGCATGAGCAAATCCACTGTAAGGTTGGCATTCCGGAGCGCGTCGCCGAAGTCATTTTCCTGAATGAATGTGCAGATCTGAACACTGAGGCCAATAAAGCTCTCCAGTAGTGCACCCTGCTTGGTCCTCCATTCCTCCAAATTCTGTGTACAAATAATACATATAATTTGGATTAGTTCCTTTCAAAGCCATGAAATTAGTTAAAGTGCAGCTATATATAAAATGATACATGATATAAATAAATGTATTTGCAGAGAGGTGCAGTGTGAGGAGAAGGCTAAATTTGATACATCATCATGGGCACGAAGTTCTCCAGCAGCAGGTACCAGGGCATCTAGTTTCTCCACCTCTAACTTGATTGCTTTCAGCAGCTGTACGTGTGAAGACAAATTGTAAGAGCACTATATGTGATCCAAAATATTTCAAGCAGTATTCCACAATAAGAAATCAATTCAAGGAGAAAAAGGATTAAAACATAGAACTTAACAGTATTTATATAGTTGAAAGGTAACAAGTAATCTGCAATAGCATACTATACTACACCCAAAAATACATAAACAATGGTGCAATATATGAATTTACCAGAGGTAGCACATTGTCGACTGTCCTGTTATAATGAGCATGTTCTGCTAGAGAATTGGCACGTAAAACCGCCAAGAGTCTTGCAGCCATAATTCTGAGCTCTGTTGAGTCAGAAGAAAGCATATCAACAAGTTGCTGCATGTCTTCAGTCCTCATTTCCTCAAGGATCCTCAAGGCAATCCTTTGGCTGTCCACGGCAAGAATAAGCAATGCTTCAACAGCAGATTTTGCTAGCTCGACTCTGTTGGATGGGGATGGAGTTTCAACAACAAGGAATGGAACAAGCCTCCTAATGATCCGAGCTGAACCCCCAATGTCTTCCTTTCCTGTCTCATCCAAAGCTAAACAGGCAAGAACACCAATTGCCTCAGTGAGTAGCTCTGTATGGCTCCTTGGATGTTCCAGGATCTTCCTGATGTTCCTGACAACATGGAGGTTCTCAGAGATTTTGCACCTAAGCGCCTTACCGGCATCGCCGGTAGTTCTGACCATCCTGTGCAAGACTTGAACTGCCTCCACGATGATCTCTTCTGTCACTGGAGACCATGAGATTGACGAGCTGTTGGTGTCATCGCTAACAGTTGTAAGTTCCACAATGCTTGATATCACCTGATCATCAGCATCCTTGACTACTTCCTTACAGTTGTCCGGATTGTCCATGATCTTCTTGAGGATTTTCACACCGAGCCATGTAAGCTCGACGCCGACATTGCTCGACGTCGACGACGACACTGCTGTCGTCTTGGTGGCAGTAAGCAGTGAAGACACCATCTGCAACACTTCTGGGAAGCTCTCcacttgaagatctggagagaGTTCCAACACGACGTTGGCGGCGTGCCCTCGAGTGTCTTCTTCCTCCGTGGTCTTGTTCTTCAGTCCAAGCATAGCGATCACGCTTCCGACAGTGTCAATGGAGGCTCGGAGCCTCATCAGCGCCAGCCCTCTGTACTTGTCCACGCTGAGGACGCGATCAAGAACCCTgacgccgacgagccggtcggCCACCGAGGTGGACCTCGCCATCTCCATGGCGAAGCTGACGAGGTCCATGTCCATTGCTTCACGCACTCTTCCGCCGGAACATTTCATGTAGGTGTCGAGCATGTAGCGCTTGATGACGAGCACCCCTGAGTGGCCAAGCTGGTACGTCATGCTGAGCTTCAGCACCCGCCGGACGTCGACGGGGAGCATGGTGTCGGCGAGGAAGTTGGAGACGCCCTGCGCCAGCACCAGGCCGTAGAAGAGGTTCAGGGACCCCTTGATGCTCTTGTGGTCGCTGCTGCTCTGGTCCGCCGGCTCCACGTAGTCCTGCCGGCTCAGGCGAAGCACGGCCAGGACGACGGAGGTGATGGCCGCGGCGAACTGCGCGGACGTGAACCCCGTCGAGAGGGCCTTGGCGAAGAAGAGGCGGCAGGTGCAgaagcgccgccgtcgccgcccggAGGTTAGGGACGACGGCCATGACCATCCCAGCAGGCCTCCTCGTCTTGGTGGTGCGGAAGCAGCAGCAGTTTGGTTGTTGGTTGGATGATGCCTTTGCCAGCTTCCTTGCTCCTTGGCCTCAATTTCCTCCGTCTTTGCTGCCACAACTTCCGGTGCGTTGATGATGAACTGATCCTCTGGATCCACTGCACTGCTGAAGAGCCTGCCATTTGCATTTGGAAACAGTTTGGTATATATATGCATACCATGTcagttgcatatatatatatatatggaacttTATTACTTTATTACATTACTAGATAGATATATATGCTTGTGCTTTGCATGGTATATTTTGTCTGAACCTAGGAAATCGAACGTGTGAGCTCTGACCTCTGAGGTATCTTATCTTGCTATCACTAAGTAGATGCTTTTCTTGTTATTTTTCAGCATAGGTGTTAAAAAATAAATTCTCAAAATATAATCAGAAACATCTCTTAATTTGGTAGAAACCTATAATCATCATCTATAGTAGCCAGTGGTTTTATTCTGTTTCATAAAAAACTACCCATCCCTACACCATATGAAAAATACATAAAGTAACAACTTAATTTTGAATTTAAATTACGCACCCCTGCCATTATCAATGATAATTCAAAATAACCccaaaatttttatataaattacaTACCTCTATCAAATATAATTCAAAATAATCCCCTAATTTTATATCTTAATTACCTACCTCTGTTAttatgaaaaataaaataataatccTCTATTTTGTATATGAATTACCCACCTCTATTTCTATCCAAGATAATTGAAAATAATACCTAATTTGCATTTAAATTGCCCACCTCTACCATTATTAAAGATAACTAAAAAATGTACTTACTTTGTATATAAATTACCCATCACTATCATTATGAAAGATAATTTAAAACAACTCAccaatattttttataattaccCACATTTACTCTTATGGTAGATAATGTGAATTAATCCTTACATTTGCATTCAAATTGACCAATATATGCCGGTATGGAAGAAAGTATAAGATAAATTTTTTTTCATAAACAAAACACATATTAATTCATATCTAAATTATCCACCACACCCATCATAAAAAAGAACATAAATAGGTCTCGAATGTACACGTAAATAATATTATAAGCTATCATGAAAAATGATCCaatatacataaagtatgctatATAAATTTCTAAAATGTACAATTATATAACTGTTATGTTAAAAATAAGAATAATGGTATTTTGCTATCATGTAAGCCAAGTAAacatatactccctctgttcacaaaggaatcaatttctagagttgtcttaagtcaaactttttaaactttgaccaaatttctagaaaaaatattaagatttatggtttcaaattagtatcatttgaattactatagaatatatttttataagatgcACATTTTGTCATAGatattgttactcttttctataaagttagttaaatttaaaaaagtttgactaatATAGATTCTAGGA
Protein-coding sequences here:
- the LOC8080264 gene encoding uncharacterized protein LOC8080264 produces the protein MGESRGSIAFFATYRPPMPLDIFSVPNPPSSIRDEVHLTDGVSYNYNCRPIPKDALKSLLKRPKLVAEGGATDADVDSGRVSGLLFVSERDGGLETLRVALRFDDSGGKQTCKVFSLADVFGAADFTGARLEDSGCIGGGYKMGSRSVDHSLIYVSTKEPVEERRSPWTVVYKTNLRTGKTERLTPKGQFDLSPAVSPSGKKVAMATFRPEGWEGEIEDLQTDIFVMNVERPPMRKRLIKNGGWPSWASDDVIFFHRKVGDTWGVFRHDTRTNETVRVTPEAFDAVTPAAISETKVAVATIRQKSKFTDVRVEAQYRHIEIFDTAAGAGQPPLQITQKTRPKTDHFNPFVLDDGGRVGYHRARSDLLKHGDDVPRNFHKMESPVKDVGTFRVSGVFPTISNDGSKLAFVDNEFKAVWVADSQGLRVVYETKGPDNIFAPMWNQNPDKDILYVCMGPSFNAGKPLEICAIPNVSSGTRQRRQLTKGKFNNAFPSSSPDGSRFVFRSTRDGGDKKHKNLYIAEDAEVGEYSGGTVTRLTNGEWTDTHCQWSPRGDWIVFSSTRDKPKDAPELDNGLDSGYYAVFMVKVSDPTVVIRVVQSGDDLGGHVNHPVFSPDGRSIAMTADLAAVSADPISLPLFIHSVRPYGDIFVVDIDPDDARKNKDVKKFHRVTHSRYEYSTPAWTMFATDDPNAQWNMLVNKDSYTPACPYAYPDGGESWHMTGHLCIPRRCC
- the LOC8065967 gene encoding uncharacterized protein LOC8065967: MASYCGGLSSTRRSAVSGPWRSIAWATIVLLGGFSTLIKQKDFLFVTIISFLEATRLFSSAVDPEDQFIINAPEVVAAKTEEIEAKEQGSWQRHHPTNNQTAAASAPPRRGGLLGWSWPSSLTSGRRRRRFCTCRLFFAKALSTGFTSAQFAAAITSVVLAVLRLSRQDYVEPADQSSSDHKSIKGSLNLFYGLVLAQGVSNFLADTMLPVDVRRVLKLSMTYQLGHSGVLVIKRYMLDTYMKCSGGRVREAMDMDLVSFAMEMARSTSVADRLVGVRVLDRVLSVDKYRGLALMRLRASIDTVGSVIAMLGLKNKTTEEEDTRGHAANVVLELSPDLQVESFPEVLQMVSSLLTATKTTAVSSSTSSNVGVELTWLGVKILKKIMDNPDNCKEVVKDADDQVISSIVELTTVSDDTNSSSISWSPVTEEIIVEAVQVLHRMVRTTGDAGKALRCKISENLHVVRNIRKILEHPRSHTELLTEAIGVLACLALDETGKEDIGGSARIIRRLVPFLVVETPSPSNRVELAKSAVEALLILAVDSQRIALRILEEMRTEDMQQLVDMLSSDSTELRIMAARLLAVLRANSLAEHAHYNRTVDNVLPLVNSYIAPLFMYFWLLKAIKLEVEKLDALVPAAGELRAHDDELIQIICIICTQNLEEWRTKQGALLESFIGLSVQICTFIQENDFGDALRNANLTVDLLMHKLTRILDLYKSPDTEYPGIRRVTVELIIWMVRSNRSCIEFFFEHQVDKVKEVAETEARLEMFKMFCCGVGVAKHRETISSLCVLY